The Bacteroidota bacterium genome has a segment encoding these proteins:
- a CDS encoding membrane protein insertion efficiency factor YidD, translated as MSSDLYAQDHQSDLKFISSAADYHEHNCHAHNSKSLIKANSSFLAKINPVGWVLAGTMYLYQNVISPQTISNCPYELSCSNFSKQAISDYGWIKGVLLSADRLNRCNNLNISELPPESFNELGQIVDLPSQYLNK; from the coding sequence TTGAGTAGTGATCTATATGCACAAGATCATCAATCCGATTTGAAGTTTATTTCCAGTGCAGCAGACTATCATGAACATAATTGCCACGCGCATAATTCAAAATCTTTGATTAAAGCAAATAGTAGTTTCCTTGCGAAAATAAATCCTGTTGGATGGGTTCTGGCTGGCACTATGTATTTATATCAAAATGTAATTTCACCCCAAACAATATCTAACTGCCCCTATGAATTATCCTGTTCAAATTTCAGCAAGCAAGCAATTTCAGATTATGGATGGATTAAAGGAGTACTTTTGTCTGCAGACAGGCTGAATAGATGTAACAACTTGAATATCTCAGAATTACCTCCTGAGTCTTTTAATGAATTAGGTCAAATAGTTGACTTACCTTCTCAATACTTAAATAAATGA
- a CDS encoding DEAD/DEAH box helicase, giving the protein MITFDSLGLSSEILKATKELGFENPTPIQEKTIPVILSTESDIISLAQTGTGKTAAFGLPLIELSDPLSSDVQALVLSPTRELCVQITKDIANYSKYLPDFGVTAVYGGADIGKQTRDLKRQPQLVVGTPGRVLDMIKRRILKVKHIKYLVLDEADEMLNMGFKDDLDAILANTPQEKRTFLFSATMPNEIIRITNNYMSNPVEITAGKKNIGADDVSHEYYVVQAKHRYEALKRLADINPKIYGIVFCRTRKETKEIADKFIGDGYSADALHGDLSQAQRDHVMSRFRSKTIQMLVATDVAARGLDVNDLTHVINYNLPDELELYIHRSGRTGRAGKKGVCISIIHVKDKRKIRDIEKMISKQFTLKEVPNGSEICGKQLFNLIDRMEHTQVNETEIEAYMPEIYKKLEWMSREDLIKRFVSVEFNRFLSYYENAQDLNKVERDDRSDRPDRKGRSDRSDRSDNLDRGNKERKRSRDANFSRFFINLGIKQGLNPARLMGLINEQTRSKNIEIGRIDIMKKFSFFEVENSFEKSILDSFLGGKPAIFEGTKVAVEISKPESKPKPRLKPDFPAKDFKKSRSGGAARKRKSY; this is encoded by the coding sequence ATGATTACATTTGATTCTTTAGGACTGAGCTCTGAAATTCTCAAAGCCACAAAAGAATTGGGTTTCGAAAATCCAACTCCTATTCAGGAAAAAACAATTCCTGTTATACTTAGCACCGAAAGTGATATTATTTCACTGGCACAAACCGGAACTGGTAAAACTGCTGCTTTTGGTTTGCCATTGATAGAACTTAGCGATCCTTTATCATCTGATGTGCAGGCATTGGTATTGAGTCCAACACGTGAACTATGTGTACAGATTACTAAAGATATAGCCAATTATTCAAAATATTTACCAGACTTTGGCGTAACTGCTGTTTATGGTGGTGCTGATATTGGCAAGCAAACCAGAGATTTGAAAAGGCAACCTCAATTGGTTGTTGGTACTCCAGGACGTGTGCTTGATATGATCAAAAGAAGAATACTGAAGGTAAAGCATATTAAATATTTGGTACTTGATGAAGCAGATGAAATGCTGAACATGGGTTTCAAAGATGATTTGGATGCCATTTTAGCTAATACTCCTCAGGAAAAAAGAACCTTTTTGTTCTCGGCCACTATGCCGAATGAGATTATTCGTATTACCAATAATTACATGAGTAATCCGGTTGAAATTACTGCTGGTAAAAAGAATATTGGAGCTGATGATGTATCACATGAATATTATGTGGTTCAGGCAAAACATCGTTATGAAGCATTGAAGCGTTTAGCAGATATTAATCCTAAAATTTATGGTATTGTATTCTGTAGGACACGTAAGGAGACAAAGGAAATTGCTGATAAATTTATTGGAGATGGTTATAGTGCTGACGCACTGCATGGTGATTTATCGCAAGCCCAGCGCGATCATGTAATGAGCCGTTTCCGTTCAAAGACTATTCAAATGTTGGTAGCAACCGATGTTGCTGCACGTGGATTGGATGTTAATGATCTTACGCATGTTATCAATTATAATTTACCTGATGAATTAGAGCTGTATATCCACCGTAGTGGTCGAACCGGTAGAGCAGGAAAGAAGGGTGTTTGTATTTCCATTATTCATGTGAAGGATAAGCGGAAAATCAGGGATATTGAGAAAATGATCAGTAAACAGTTCACATTGAAAGAGGTGCCTAATGGATCTGAAATTTGTGGAAAGCAGCTGTTTAATCTCATTGACAGGATGGAACATACACAAGTAAATGAAACAGAAATTGAGGCATATATGCCTGAGATTTATAAAAAACTTGAATGGATGAGTCGGGAGGATTTAATCAAGCGATTTGTATCTGTTGAGTTTAATCGATTCCTTTCTTATTATGAGAATGCTCAAGATCTTAATAAAGTTGAAAGAGATGATAGATCTGATAGACCTGATAGAAAGGGACGTTCTGATCGCTCAGATCGTTCTGATAATTTAGACAGAGGCAATAAAGAAAGAAAGAGATCAAGAGATGCCAACTTTAGCCGTTTCTTTATCAATCTTGGTATCAAGCAAGGGTTAAATCCTGCACGATTGATGGGATTAATAAACGAGCAAACGCGGTCGAAAAATATTGAAATTGGACGTATTGATATCATGAAGAAATTCTCCTTTTTCGAAGTGGAAAATAGTTTTGAAAAATCAATTTTAGATTCTTTTTTGGGTGGCAAACCTGCCATATTTGAAGGGACTAAAGTAGCTGTTGAAATTTCAAAACCAGAGTCAAAGCCCAAACCACGACTCAAGCCTGATTTTCCTGCAAAGGATTTTAAAAAATCAAGAAGTGGTGGTGCTGCAAGAAAGAGAAAGAGTTATTAA